One Bacillus sp. FJAT-52991 genomic region harbors:
- a CDS encoding methyl-accepting chemotaxis protein has product MTGSLRTLLRHIGESSDHLASASEQMNAHSKQTEQATTEVTRRMADVASGSDRQMQSSEETARAMEEISIGVQRVAESSADVSEVSVQATKEAQQGREMLDNVIQQMNSIRASVQDGVSEIKKLNSHSVEIGQIISVITQISEQTNLLALNAAIEAARAGEHGKGFAVVADEVRKLAEESKKSADQVASLITTIQQATAHSTSIIEKSEYEVKNGIQLTAEAGEAFMHILHSVEQVAAQIQEVSATAEEMSASSEEVTASVGEMADISKEAAQATSEVVQLSEQQLQSSKDNMTAIEQLSELALELQQSVRRFKM; this is encoded by the coding sequence ATGACGGGTTCATTGCGAACATTATTACGTCATATTGGTGAAAGCTCTGACCATCTAGCTTCGGCCAGTGAACAAATGAACGCTCACTCCAAGCAGACAGAACAAGCGACGACGGAAGTGACACGTCGAATGGCCGATGTGGCAAGTGGTTCAGATCGACAAATGCAAAGCTCTGAAGAAACGGCAAGAGCGATGGAGGAGATCTCCATTGGTGTTCAGCGTGTCGCTGAAAGCTCAGCGGATGTCTCAGAAGTGTCCGTCCAAGCAACGAAGGAAGCGCAACAAGGGCGAGAGATGCTTGATAATGTCATTCAACAAATGAATTCCATTCGGGCATCGGTTCAAGATGGTGTCAGTGAGATCAAAAAATTAAACAGTCATTCCGTTGAAATTGGTCAGATTATTTCTGTCATTACCCAAATTTCTGAGCAGACGAATTTATTGGCGTTAAATGCGGCAATTGAGGCGGCTCGCGCAGGAGAACACGGAAAAGGATTTGCGGTTGTAGCGGATGAAGTGCGAAAATTAGCGGAGGAATCCAAGAAATCAGCCGACCAAGTCGCAAGTTTAATTACAACGATTCAACAGGCAACAGCCCACTCGACTTCCATTATTGAAAAAAGCGAGTATGAAGTAAAAAATGGTATCCAACTGACAGCGGAAGCAGGAGAAGCGTTTATGCATATTCTCCACTCTGTCGAACAAGTAGCGGCGCAAATTCAAGAAGTATCTGCGACAGCGGAGGAAATGTCAGCGAGTTCCGAAGAAGTGACCGCTTCCGTAGGAGAAATGGCAGACATTTCAAAAGAAGCGGCGCAAGCAACAAGCGAAGTCGTCCAACTATCCGAACAGCAATTGCAGTCCTCTAAAGATAATATGACAGCAATTGAGCAATTAAGTGAACTGGCACTAGAACTTCAACAATCTGTTCGTCGCTTTAAAATGTAA
- a CDS encoding YitT family protein, whose amino-acid sequence MNNQTPKKKLVVEYLSIVIGSILVGLSYNMFLLPAKLAAGGVSGISTILYEVYQFNPAYVQWIINLPLFVLGVLLLGKDFSFKTLVGTFFVPFTIWLSADIPFKIDNPLLAAIYGGILLGVGLGIVYRGKGSTGGTATLAQLLKKYTGLSSGYSQLIVDGFVVAASAVVFNLELALYAMMSIYVTSKVIDFVQLQSSSSKLVLIITEQEELIQSMIKDEVDRGFTKIHSFGGYSNKEKTLIMSVMEQQEAIYLKKLLQEQEPSSFVVFLNASEILGRGFSLSKIYESGN is encoded by the coding sequence ATGAATAATCAAACACCTAAGAAGAAGCTTGTTGTCGAATATCTTTCCATTGTGATTGGTTCGATTTTAGTCGGTTTATCGTATAATATGTTCCTTCTACCAGCTAAATTAGCAGCTGGCGGAGTCTCTGGTATCAGTACGATTTTATATGAGGTATACCAATTTAACCCTGCCTATGTCCAATGGATTATTAACCTGCCTCTATTTGTGTTAGGCGTTCTCCTGTTAGGCAAGGATTTTAGCTTTAAGACGTTAGTTGGGACATTTTTCGTACCTTTCACCATTTGGCTCAGTGCTGATATTCCGTTTAAAATTGATAATCCTTTACTGGCTGCGATTTATGGAGGAATATTATTAGGGGTAGGACTTGGAATTGTGTATCGCGGGAAAGGTTCAACGGGGGGAACAGCGACGCTTGCCCAGCTGTTGAAAAAATACACAGGTTTATCTAGCGGCTACTCACAGCTCATTGTCGATGGGTTCGTCGTAGCTGCCTCTGCGGTCGTCTTTAACCTTGAACTAGCCTTGTATGCGATGATGTCGATTTATGTCACGAGTAAAGTAATCGACTTTGTCCAGCTGCAATCCTCTTCGTCTAAGCTCGTTCTTATCATTACTGAGCAAGAAGAGTTGATTCAATCGATGATTAAAGATGAAGTTGATCGCGGCTTTACAAAAATCCATTCGTTTGGTGGCTATTCCAATAAAGAAAAGACGTTGATCATGTCCGTTATGGAACAGCAAGAAGCGATTTATTTAAAAAAATTACTGCAGGAGCAAGAACCAAGCTCCTTCGTTGTCTTCCTCAACGCATCCGAAATTTTAGGACGAGGGTTTTCATTGTCTAAGATATATGAATCCGGGAATTAA
- a CDS encoding GNAT family protein, with amino-acid sequence MPITYWTSKNMTLRAVQPDDIVIFDLLDTEILRNMDSLHYPRSKAQMQEWVEEQLEEDEFRFIAVDQENNIVGMIETFDCDRKNGTFDYYLAVFEPYRGKGYAKEMILSVIGHYFSERAYQKVNTIVYSFNQPSIGLHEKLKFIKEGQLRNMIFTKGAYFDGICYGMTKQEFELHYSDYLR; translated from the coding sequence ATGCCGATTACATACTGGACAAGCAAGAATATGACACTGCGGGCTGTCCAACCTGACGATATAGTCATTTTTGATTTATTAGATACCGAGATTTTAAGGAATATGGATTCACTTCACTATCCGCGATCAAAGGCCCAAATGCAAGAATGGGTGGAGGAACAATTAGAAGAGGATGAATTCCGTTTTATTGCTGTTGATCAGGAAAATAACATAGTGGGCATGATTGAAACATTTGATTGCGATAGAAAAAATGGTACGTTCGATTACTATTTGGCTGTGTTTGAACCATATCGAGGTAAAGGCTATGCGAAGGAAATGATCCTTTCAGTGATTGGCCATTATTTTTCGGAACGCGCTTATCAAAAGGTAAATACAATCGTTTATTCCTTCAATCAGCCATCTATTGGTTTACATGAAAAACTAAAGTTTATCAAAGAAGGACAACTAAGAAATATGATTTTCACGAAAGGTGCCTACTTTGATGGGATTTGCTACGGAATGACGAAGCAAGAGTTTGAACTGCATTATTCAGATTATCTGAGGTAA
- a CDS encoding methyl-accepting chemotaxis protein has protein sequence MTDSLHTLLHHISESSDHLTLASEQMAAHSKQAEQSTTEVTHRMAQVASGSDRQMQSSEETARAMEEISIGVQRVAESSADVSEVSVQATKEAQQGREMLENVIAQMNLIRASVQEGVSEIKKLNSHSVEIGQIISVITQISEQTNLLALNAAIEAARAGEHGKGFAVVADEVRKLAEESKKSADQVASLITTIQQATARSTSVIEKSENEVENGIELTAEAGEAFMHILHSVEQVAAQIQEVSATAEEMSASSEEVTASVGEMADISKEAAQTTSEVVQLSEQQLQSSKDNTKAIEQLSELALQLQQSVHRFKV, from the coding sequence ATGACAGATTCGCTACACACGTTATTGCATCATATTAGCGAAAGCTCCGATCATTTGACCTTGGCTAGTGAACAAATGGCCGCTCACTCCAAGCAAGCGGAACAATCCACGACGGAAGTAACGCATCGCATGGCTCAAGTGGCTAGCGGTTCAGATCGACAAATGCAAAGCTCAGAAGAAACGGCAAGAGCGATGGAGGAAATCTCCATCGGTGTGCAGCGAGTGGCTGAAAGCTCAGCGGATGTCTCAGAAGTGTCCGTTCAAGCAACGAAAGAAGCTCAACAAGGACGAGAAATGTTAGAAAATGTGATTGCACAAATGAATTTGATTCGGGCATCTGTTCAAGAAGGTGTCAGTGAGATCAAAAAATTAAACAGTCATTCCGTTGAAATCGGTCAGATTATTTCTGTCATTACTCAAATTTCCGAGCAGACGAATTTATTGGCGTTAAATGCGGCGATTGAGGCAGCTAGAGCAGGAGAACATGGAAAAGGGTTCGCGGTGGTAGCGGATGAAGTGCGAAAACTAGCGGAGGAATCCAAGAAATCAGCCGACCAAGTCGCAAGTTTAATTACAACGATTCAACAGGCAACGGCTCGCTCGACTTCTGTGATCGAAAAAAGCGAAAACGAAGTAGAAAACGGCATCGAACTGACAGCAGAAGCAGGAGAAGCGTTTATGCACATTCTCCATTCCGTTGAACAGGTAGCGGCGCAAATTCAAGAAGTATCTGCGACAGCGGAGGAAATGTCAGCGAGTTCCGAAGAAGTGACCGCTTCCGTAGGAGAAATGGCAGACATTTCAAAAGAAGCAGCGCAAACAACAAGTGAAGTCGTCCAACTATCCGAACAGCAATTACAGTCCTCGAAAGACAACACGAAAGCGATTGAACAATTAAGCGAACTAGCGCTACAATTGCAGCAATCTGTGCATCGATTTAAAGTGTAA
- a CDS encoding ABC transporter permease: MSSWQMLMGRVKKNRLSQYKMIRSILDWTVLLYIAVPTAIAAVIIYRSWWSEMPEWSDPFNLFFLNLLAYIIGWFGRYRTYMQEADALFLCKHRVKFIQMKKWAFAYSFGQWVLKSLLITVILLPFLLFHFLLTPSEIIGFFLLLIGGTFFIVTIQTIFFLREGGWKKKLSQVVVFIVLLLGHLAIFPAIIYQPMYSVTTALFLIVIAFILLWPKVTTTAYFQEEVRKENELRSKLMNSIFQFSPDMEKPKVIKRKKPFLFRQSRRIFRQRTEEHGLMELFIKILVRNSTYLSGYFRLVAVTAGAMIVVLPLLFKVLILIGFSFFLRGWMVSLWNQLILSHPISNKYETKLAFYKARKKVSVYSSFPAICFLAILLIVQII; the protein is encoded by the coding sequence ATGAGTAGTTGGCAAATGTTGATGGGGCGAGTCAAAAAAAATCGTCTGTCTCAGTATAAAATGATTCGATCGATTCTTGATTGGACCGTGCTGCTTTATATCGCCGTTCCAACGGCGATTGCAGCGGTTATTATTTATCGTTCGTGGTGGAGCGAAATGCCTGAATGGAGCGATCCATTTAACCTCTTTTTCTTAAATCTTCTAGCGTATATCATTGGCTGGTTCGGCCGCTATCGTACGTATATGCAAGAAGCAGATGCTCTTTTTTTATGTAAGCATCGAGTGAAATTTATTCAAATGAAAAAGTGGGCTTTCGCTTATTCATTTGGCCAATGGGTGTTAAAAAGTTTACTAATCACGGTTATTTTACTGCCTTTCTTATTGTTTCATTTCTTGTTGACGCCAAGCGAGATCATTGGTTTTTTCCTTTTGTTAATTGGCGGAACTTTTTTCATTGTAACGATTCAAACCATCTTCTTTTTGAGAGAAGGGGGATGGAAGAAAAAGCTGTCTCAAGTAGTGGTGTTTATCGTGCTGTTGCTTGGACATTTGGCCATATTTCCGGCCATCATTTATCAACCTATGTATTCGGTCACCACAGCTCTTTTTCTTATCGTGATTGCTTTTATACTGTTATGGCCAAAAGTGACGACAACGGCTTATTTTCAAGAAGAAGTCAGAAAGGAAAATGAATTAAGGTCGAAGTTGATGAACTCTATTTTTCAGTTCTCACCTGATATGGAAAAGCCGAAAGTGATCAAACGCAAAAAGCCGTTTTTGTTCCGTCAGTCAAGGCGCATTTTTAGGCAGCGGACGGAAGAACATGGATTGATGGAGCTTTTTATTAAAATACTTGTTCGTAATTCGACTTACTTGAGCGGTTATTTTCGTTTAGTTGCGGTTACAGCAGGAGCGATGATTGTTGTCCTGCCTCTCTTGTTTAAGGTGCTGATCCTTATTGGATTCAGCTTCTTTCTTCGCGGTTGGATGGTGAGTTTATGGAATCAACTGATCTTATCTCACCCTATTAGTAACAAATATGAAACGAAGCTTGCTTTTTACAAAGCGCGCAAAAAAGTAAGTGTATATAGCTCTTTTCCCGCGATTTGCTTTTTAGCTATTCTTTTGATTGTCCAGATCATTTAA
- a CDS encoding ABC transporter ATP-binding protein, with protein sequence MSLLSIHIKQAGYEATETKLADIQFSIQKGELVGLIGSNGAGKSTTMKSILGLMPFFEGEIVNKEGMSISYLPEHPVFYDECTLQEHIDFIAAMEQLTDEVVEERVTPLLELFHMSPHLHELPNTYSKGMQQKAMIILALMIKADLLIIDEPFIGLDPIATKILLTLIQQEKERGAGILMCTHVLDTAEKVCDRFLLINSGKLLANGTLAHLQTVSNQPQASLFDCYHDLIEGKRHE encoded by the coding sequence ATGTCGCTATTGTCGATACATATTAAACAAGCCGGTTATGAGGCAACGGAAACGAAGCTTGCTGATATTCAGTTTTCTATTCAGAAAGGGGAATTAGTTGGGTTAATTGGTTCAAATGGAGCAGGGAAAAGTACAACGATGAAAAGCATTCTTGGGTTGATGCCCTTTTTTGAAGGGGAGATCGTCAACAAAGAGGGAATGAGTATATCTTATTTGCCAGAGCATCCAGTGTTTTATGATGAGTGTACATTGCAGGAGCATATTGATTTTATTGCGGCGATGGAGCAATTGACGGATGAAGTGGTTGAGGAACGGGTGACGCCCTTATTAGAGTTATTTCATATGAGCCCGCATCTTCATGAATTGCCAAATACGTATTCAAAAGGGATGCAGCAAAAAGCGATGATTATTTTAGCCTTGATGATAAAAGCGGATCTGCTTATTATTGACGAACCTTTTATTGGGTTAGATCCGATCGCCACAAAAATACTGTTAACGCTTATTCAGCAAGAAAAAGAGCGAGGAGCAGGGATTTTGATGTGTACGCACGTTCTAGACACAGCGGAAAAAGTGTGTGACCGCTTTTTACTAATCAATTCAGGGAAGCTTCTAGCGAATGGGACATTAGCGCATTTGCAAACAGTTAGCAATCAGCCACAAGCTTCCTTATTTGATTGTTATCACGATCTTATTGAAGGTAAGCGACATGAGTAG
- a CDS encoding saccharopine dehydrogenase NADP-binding domain-containing protein: MKQIMVVGGSGVLGQLICHELLRIFDHTIHLVVSDYKTNRGQKTAQSFGKNATFRFLDVNHPDSIEQAIHHIDLVIVALKQPKPTIQKQCIKNKVFCIDVTTFKDFVDMTKELDQEARENNVGLIVMSGFFPGLSGLLVKKAIANFNEVSEVNVGLLQNTNAKVGLSGTLDMLKIINQEVHMLNGEKIPGFSKTRHMTFSHPLDQRKVRLIDHAEKNYLAEILPIEKINFWTAWNKNSFNSLIALLKRLHVIDRILQWNNQKFLSTFIKHNPKQTEEAAISIEVKGVLENKECSKTIALTAFSDYHTTAIFTSALAKIATEKEITGVVFPVEITDLEEILSQMDCPKITLNEF, from the coding sequence ATGAAACAGATTATGGTTGTAGGAGGATCAGGTGTATTAGGTCAATTGATCTGTCATGAGCTGCTTCGGATATTTGATCATACTATTCATTTAGTCGTCAGCGACTATAAAACGAATAGAGGTCAGAAAACAGCTCAATCATTTGGAAAGAACGCGACCTTTCGTTTTTTAGATGTCAATCATCCAGACAGTATCGAACAAGCTATTCATCATATTGATCTTGTCATTGTGGCACTGAAGCAGCCTAAACCAACTATTCAAAAACAATGTATCAAGAATAAAGTTTTCTGCATTGATGTAACGACCTTTAAGGATTTTGTTGATATGACGAAAGAATTAGATCAAGAGGCTAGAGAAAATAACGTCGGTTTGATCGTCATGTCTGGATTTTTCCCAGGGTTATCGGGCTTACTTGTCAAAAAAGCCATTGCGAATTTTAATGAAGTTTCAGAAGTGAATGTCGGATTACTCCAAAATACAAATGCCAAAGTAGGATTATCAGGAACGTTAGATATGTTAAAAATAATTAATCAAGAGGTTCATATGTTGAACGGTGAAAAAATTCCCGGCTTCTCAAAGACGAGACATATGACGTTTTCTCATCCATTGGATCAAAGGAAAGTAAGATTAATCGATCATGCTGAAAAGAATTATTTGGCAGAAATTTTACCGATCGAAAAGATAAATTTTTGGACGGCTTGGAATAAAAATAGTTTCAATTCTCTCATCGCCTTGCTTAAACGCCTTCATGTGATTGATCGTATCCTCCAATGGAATAACCAAAAATTTCTTTCAACATTTATTAAACACAATCCGAAGCAAACGGAAGAAGCGGCGATCTCCATTGAAGTAAAAGGAGTATTAGAGAATAAAGAATGCAGCAAAACCATCGCATTAACGGCATTTTCGGATTATCATACGACAGCCATATTCACTTCAGCATTAGCTAAAATAGCTACAGAAAAAGAGATAACAGGTGTTGTCTTCCCTGTTGAAATAACAGACTTAGAGGAAATTCTCTCGCAAATGGATTGTCCCAAAATCACTTTAAATGAGTTTTAA
- a CDS encoding anion permease: MKETSGSTIKWVPFFITIAIGIIIWFIPAPAGVEESAWHLFAVFVATIVGFISKPLPMGAISIIAMAVIAVTNTLTIEETLSGFGNSTIWLIVIAFFISRGFIKTGLGERIAYVFVRLFGKKTLSLSYSLLLSDLILAPAIPSNTARAGGVIFPIIQSLSSTFGSKPKDGTERKMGAFLLTVGFQGNLITSAMFMTAMAANPLIVKLASDTAGVTVTWFGWATAMIVPGLVALIVVPFVIYKVFPPEIKETPEASKIAKEKLEEFGPLKSTEKRMIAVFIVILGLWIGGDYFGIGATTAALIGLSLLLLLEVLTWSDIKNEQGAWDTLVWFATLFMMASYMNSLGLIPWFSDEVSSFVSGYNWMVAVLVLSLVYFYSHYFFASSTAHISAMYAAFLSVMLQAGAPAMLSVILLAAFSNLFGATTHYGSGSAPVFFGAGYIEQKKWWSVGFIVSVVTILIFVIIGGLWWKLLGHW, encoded by the coding sequence ATGAAAGAAACATCAGGAAGTACGATAAAATGGGTTCCTTTCTTCATTACCATTGCAATTGGGATTATTATTTGGTTTATACCGGCACCTGCTGGAGTAGAAGAAAGTGCATGGCATTTGTTTGCTGTGTTTGTTGCGACAATTGTCGGTTTTATTTCAAAACCATTACCTATGGGAGCTATCTCAATTATTGCTATGGCAGTGATTGCGGTGACTAATACGCTAACAATTGAAGAAACGCTAAGTGGGTTTGGTAATTCGACGATTTGGCTTATCGTTATTGCGTTCTTTATTTCGCGTGGATTTATTAAGACGGGGTTAGGTGAGCGTATAGCTTATGTATTTGTTCGGTTATTTGGAAAGAAAACGTTAAGCTTGTCGTATTCTTTATTGTTAAGTGATTTAATTTTGGCGCCTGCTATTCCGAGTAATACGGCACGTGCAGGTGGTGTGATTTTTCCTATTATCCAATCCTTATCAAGTACATTTGGTTCTAAACCTAAAGATGGTACAGAACGCAAAATGGGCGCCTTTCTTTTGACGGTAGGATTTCAAGGGAACTTGATTACCTCTGCTATGTTTATGACAGCTATGGCAGCCAATCCTTTAATTGTTAAGCTAGCGAGTGATACGGCTGGTGTGACAGTAACGTGGTTTGGGTGGGCAACTGCTATGATTGTTCCAGGATTAGTAGCATTGATTGTTGTTCCATTTGTTATCTATAAGGTTTTTCCTCCAGAGATTAAAGAAACTCCAGAAGCAAGTAAAATTGCAAAAGAGAAATTAGAGGAGTTTGGACCACTAAAAAGCACTGAGAAACGCATGATTGCAGTGTTTATTGTTATTTTAGGACTTTGGATTGGTGGGGATTATTTTGGCATTGGTGCCACAACAGCTGCTTTAATAGGGCTATCCTTACTTTTGTTATTAGAAGTACTAACATGGTCAGATATTAAAAATGAACAAGGAGCTTGGGATACACTTGTTTGGTTTGCTACGCTCTTTATGATGGCTTCTTACATGAACTCGCTTGGACTGATTCCATGGTTTAGTGATGAGGTAAGTTCGTTTGTATCTGGCTATAACTGGATGGTTGCGGTATTGGTATTATCACTTGTCTATTTCTATTCACACTATTTCTTTGCAAGTTCTACAGCGCATATTAGTGCCATGTATGCCGCATTTCTATCTGTTATGCTTCAAGCGGGAGCACCAGCCATGCTTTCGGTGATCCTATTAGCAGCATTCAGTAATTTATTTGGTGCCACAACTCATTACGGTTCTGGTTCTGCTCCTGTATTCTTTGGCGCAGGTTATATTGAACAGAAAAAGTGGTGGTCGGTAGGCTTTATTGTCTCCGTCGTCACGATTCTCATTTTTGTTATAATCGGTGGCTTATGGTGGAAGCTACTTGGCCATTGGTAA
- a CDS encoding TetR/AcrR family transcriptional regulator, with protein sequence MPKFTEEEKEKIYRSLLEQGRHLFSTLGLKKTSIGDLTKAVGIAQGSYYLFFQSKEELYFAVLEQEEEAIRTYLVEKYFSTGTFNKEQFREFLRESFAIMEENPFIQQLHQDGLLETLFRKIPADKLEQHFADDAAFLLPIIQDAQAKGVIVQKDPETIISLIRSIVLLSLQKEKIGTDHYEDTIQLLIELVANGLMNK encoded by the coding sequence ATGCCGAAGTTTACTGAAGAGGAAAAAGAAAAAATATACCGTTCGTTATTAGAACAAGGGAGACACTTATTTTCTACCCTCGGTTTGAAGAAAACGAGCATTGGCGATTTAACGAAAGCGGTCGGAATTGCTCAAGGGTCTTATTATTTATTTTTCCAATCAAAAGAGGAGCTTTATTTCGCTGTGTTAGAGCAGGAAGAAGAAGCGATTCGTACGTATTTGGTGGAAAAATATTTTTCCACAGGAACATTTAACAAAGAACAATTTCGAGAATTTTTACGTGAATCGTTTGCGATTATGGAGGAAAATCCCTTTATCCAACAATTGCATCAAGATGGTTTGTTAGAAACGTTATTCCGCAAGATTCCTGCTGATAAGCTAGAACAGCATTTTGCGGATGATGCAGCGTTTTTATTGCCAATTATTCAAGACGCACAGGCTAAAGGCGTGATTGTACAAAAAGATCCTGAAACCATTATCAGTCTCATTCGCTCGATTGTGTTGCTTTCGTTGCAAAAAGAAAAAATCGGAACAGATCACTATGAAGATACAATTCAACTACTCATTGAACTCGTTGCGAATGGACTGATGAACAAATGA
- a CDS encoding ABC transporter ATP-binding protein — MIDVQQLTFTYPGKKQPTIKGIDFQIGKGEIFGFLGPSGAGKSTIQKILIGLLKNYQGKVTVLGEELRQTKNDYYEQIGVAFEFPNFYSRLTALENLSLFASLYTKKTADPLELLNKVGLLQDTHTKVSDFSKGMKMRLNLCRALLNHPDILFLDEPTSGLDPVNAKMVKDILFQWKAAGKTVILTTHNMSAAEELCDRTAFIADGQIRLIDSPEALKIQYGKKLVRVGYRENHERKISEFPIHNLGQNQPFLQLLNEETIETMHTIEPSLEEIFIQVTGRELT, encoded by the coding sequence ATGATTGATGTCCAACAATTAACGTTTACGTATCCAGGGAAAAAGCAGCCAACGATTAAGGGAATTGATTTTCAAATTGGAAAGGGAGAAATCTTTGGGTTTTTAGGCCCTTCTGGCGCTGGAAAAAGCACGATTCAAAAGATTTTGATTGGCCTCTTGAAGAATTATCAAGGAAAAGTAACGGTTTTAGGAGAAGAATTGCGGCAGACCAAAAATGATTATTATGAACAGATTGGTGTTGCTTTTGAATTCCCTAATTTTTATAGTCGCTTAACAGCACTTGAAAACCTGTCTCTGTTCGCTTCCTTATATACAAAAAAGACAGCCGATCCGCTTGAGTTGTTAAATAAGGTCGGTTTATTACAAGACACCCATACAAAAGTGAGTGATTTCTCTAAAGGAATGAAGATGCGGTTAAATTTGTGCCGAGCTTTACTAAATCATCCGGACATTTTATTTCTCGATGAACCGACATCTGGTCTTGACCCGGTGAACGCCAAAATGGTGAAAGACATTTTGTTTCAATGGAAAGCGGCGGGAAAAACAGTGATCTTGACGACGCATAATATGAGCGCCGCCGAAGAGCTTTGCGACCGAACTGCCTTTATTGCGGATGGGCAAATTCGTTTGATTGACTCACCTGAAGCATTGAAAATACAATATGGCAAAAAGCTCGTTCGCGTTGGATATAGAGAAAACCATGAACGAAAGATAAGCGAATTTCCGATTCATAATCTTGGTCAGAATCAACCATTTTTACAGCTGTTGAATGAGGAAACAATCGAAACGATGCATACGATTGAACCGTCTTTAGAGGAGATTTTCATCCAAGTCACGGGGAGGGAGTTAACGTGA